The proteins below are encoded in one region of Pseudomonas putida S13.1.2:
- a CDS encoding DUF3565 domain-containing protein, which yields MGQDLLQKYVERTSVTKPSSDCERTADEQRPISRITGFYQDEEGHWVAELSCGHTQHLRHQPPWQARPWVLDPAQRAQRIGQPFTCGWCAQGADSATLGR from the coding sequence ATGGGGCAAGACCTTTTGCAAAAGTATGTAGAGCGGACAAGTGTAACCAAGCCATCGTCCGATTGCGAACGCACTGCGGACGAGCAGCGGCCCATCAGTCGGATCACCGGCTTCTATCAGGACGAAGAAGGCCACTGGGTGGCCGAGCTGTCTTGCGGCCATACCCAGCACCTGCGCCACCAACCGCCGTGGCAGGCACGCCCCTGGGTGCTCGACCCGGCACAACGCGCGCAGCGCATCGGCCAGCCTTTTACTTGCGGCTGGTGCGCGCAAGGGGCCGATAGCGCTACCCTTGGCCGTTAA
- a CDS encoding glutathione peroxidase, with amino-acid sequence MSAFHDLKLDALNGGELSLAPFKGQVVLVVNVASKCGLTPQYKALENLYQVYKAKGFNVLGLPCNQFAGQEPGSEKEIQEFCSLNYGVSFPLGGKLEVNGPQRHSLYRLLAGEGAEFPGDITWNFEKFLVGKDGRVLARFSPRTAPDDPAVVQAIEKALA; translated from the coding sequence ATGAGTGCATTTCACGACCTGAAACTGGACGCGCTGAACGGTGGGGAGCTGTCCCTCGCACCGTTCAAGGGCCAAGTGGTGCTGGTGGTCAACGTTGCCTCCAAATGTGGTCTCACGCCGCAATACAAGGCCCTGGAAAACCTCTACCAGGTTTACAAGGCCAAGGGCTTCAACGTGCTTGGCCTGCCATGCAACCAGTTTGCCGGGCAGGAGCCGGGCAGCGAAAAGGAAATCCAGGAATTCTGCAGTCTCAACTACGGGGTGAGCTTCCCGCTGGGGGGCAAGCTGGAGGTCAACGGGCCGCAACGCCATTCGTTGTACCGCCTGCTGGCGGGCGAGGGGGCCGAGTTCCCTGGCGACATCACCTGGAACTTCGAGAAGTTTCTGGTGGGCAAGGACGGGCGGGTGCTGGCGCGTTTTTCGCCGCGCACGGCGCCGGATGACCCGGCGGTGGTGCAGGCAATCGAGAAAGCGCTGGCCTGA
- a CDS encoding FKBP-type peptidyl-prolyl cis-trans isomerase, giving the protein MLIAANKAVSIDYTLTNDAGETIDSSAGGAPLVYLHGAGNIIPGLEKALEGKQAGDELNVTIEPEDAYGEYLAELVSTLNRSLFEGVDELEVGMQFHASAPDGQMQIVTIRDLDGDDVTVDGNHPLAGQRLTFQVKVVDVRDASEEEIAHRHIHGEGGHHH; this is encoded by the coding sequence ATGCTGATCGCCGCCAACAAGGCTGTCTCCATCGACTATACCCTGACCAACGACGCCGGGGAGACCATCGACAGCTCCGCCGGTGGCGCGCCGCTGGTCTACCTGCACGGTGCCGGCAACATCATCCCGGGCCTGGAAAAAGCCCTGGAAGGCAAACAGGCCGGTGACGAGCTGAACGTTACCATCGAGCCGGAAGACGCCTACGGCGAATACCTGGCCGAGCTGGTCAGCACCCTGAACCGCAGCCTGTTCGAAGGCGTTGACGAGCTGGAAGTGGGCATGCAGTTCCACGCTTCGGCGCCGGACGGCCAGATGCAGATCGTCACCATCCGCGACCTCGACGGCGACGATGTCACCGTTGACGGCAACCACCCGCTGGCCGGTCAGCGCCTGACCTTCCAGGTCAAGGTAGTCGACGTGCGTGACGCCAGCGAAGAAGAAATCGCTCACCGTCACATCCACGGTGAAGGTGGCCATCACCACTGA
- a CDS encoding glycosyltransferase family 4 protein, with translation MNTAALRITLVSETFPPEINGVANTLGRLGEGLRQRGHEVEVVRPRQAGEAPVHNDPHLMLCRGWALPGYPGLQWGEVSMHTLLRRWRRQRPDVLYIATEGPLGLSALRAARRLGIAVVSGFHTNFPQYSGQYGLGLLARLLTHYLRWFHRRTAITLVPSLSQRLELERRGFERLELLARGVDACLFNPARRSLALRESWGLGPEDIAVLHVGRLAVEKNLGLLRPCLEALQKTYPQKRLRLILVGDGPQRAALQQQMPGAMFCGAQRGEVLAEHYASGDLFLFPSLTETFGNVVLEAMASGLAVVAYDEAAAAQHIRHGHSGALAMPGDQPAFVDAACWLLEEEETLRRVRLNARQHASRQGWPAIVEEFEGYLDTARNQAAASPASRLGATRSV, from the coding sequence ATGAATACAGCCGCCCTACGCATTACCCTGGTCAGCGAAACCTTCCCACCCGAAATCAACGGCGTGGCCAACACACTTGGCCGCCTTGGCGAAGGGCTGCGCCAGCGCGGCCATGAGGTCGAGGTGGTACGCCCGCGCCAGGCCGGCGAAGCGCCTGTGCACAACGACCCGCACCTGATGCTGTGCCGTGGCTGGGCGCTACCGGGCTACCCGGGATTGCAGTGGGGCGAGGTGTCCATGCACACGTTGTTGCGCCGCTGGCGGCGCCAGCGCCCGGACGTGCTGTACATCGCCACCGAGGGGCCGCTGGGGCTCAGCGCCCTGCGCGCGGCCAGGCGCCTGGGCATCGCGGTGGTCAGCGGCTTCCACACCAACTTCCCGCAGTACTCCGGCCAGTATGGCCTGGGGTTGCTGGCGCGCCTGCTCACCCACTACCTGCGCTGGTTCCATCGGCGCACGGCGATTACCCTGGTGCCCAGCCTCAGCCAGCGCCTGGAGCTTGAACGCCGTGGTTTCGAGCGCCTGGAACTGCTGGCCCGCGGTGTCGATGCCTGCCTGTTCAACCCGGCCCGGCGCAGCCTGGCGTTGCGCGAAAGCTGGGGGCTGGGCCCGGAGGATATCGCCGTGTTGCATGTCGGGCGGCTGGCGGTGGAAAAAAACCTCGGGCTATTGCGCCCATGCCTGGAGGCATTGCAGAAGACTTATCCACAGAAACGTCTGCGCCTGATCCTGGTGGGTGACGGCCCACAGCGTGCCGCCCTCCAGCAGCAGATGCCAGGTGCCATGTTCTGCGGCGCCCAGCGCGGTGAGGTGCTGGCCGAGCACTACGCCAGCGGTGACCTGTTCCTGTTCCCGAGCCTGACCGAAACCTTTGGCAACGTAGTACTCGAAGCCATGGCTTCGGGGTTGGCGGTGGTTGCTTATGACGAGGCAGCCGCAGCGCAGCACATACGCCATGGTCACAGTGGGGCGCTGGCCATGCCGGGGGATCAGCCGGCATTTGTCGATGCGGCTTGCTGGCTGCTGGAGGAAGAGGAAACCTTGCGCCGTGTGCGCCTGAATGCGCGGCAGCATGCCAGCCGCCAGGGCTGGCCGGCGATTGTCGAGGAATTTGAGGGGTACCTCGATACGGCCCGGAACCAGGCTGCGGCCTCACCCGCTTCGCGGCTGGGTGCTACGCGATCTGTGTAG